A single window of Zootoca vivipara chromosome 17, rZooViv1.1, whole genome shotgun sequence DNA harbors:
- the LOC118076169 gene encoding testis-specific serine/threonine-protein kinase 2 produces the protein MDDAAVLKKRGYIMGSNLGEGSYAKVKSAFSERLKFDVAVKIIDRKKAPLDFLERFLPREIDILAKVNHRSIIKTYEIFETSDGKVYIVMELGVQGDLLEFIKSKGAMPEDIARKMFRQLCAAIKYCHDSDIVHRDLKCENLLLDKDYHIKLSDFGFSKRLTRDEEGKIIHSKTFCGSAAYAAPEVLQGIPYEPKIYDMWSLGVILYIMVCGSMPYDDSNIRKMLRLQKEHRVHFPKSKNLTMECKDLIYRMLQPDVARRLHIDDVLSHVWMQPPKPKCVSTTSIVKNGESSRTECDHKPNHKSEVQVSSKSESKQVAHSRLEVVEGVGKLGETGKTDTLAEDVVLPQFENTEN, from the coding sequence ATGGACGATGCTGCCGTCCTTAAAAAAAGAGGCTACATCATGGGATCAAATTTAGGAGAAGGCTCTTACGCCAAGGTGAAATCGGCCTTCTCCGAACGGCTGAAATTTGACGTAGCAGTAAAAATCATAGACAGAAAGAAAGCTCCGCTGGACTTTCTGGAGAGGTTCCTTCCGAGGGAAATAGACATCTTAGCCAAAGTGAACCACCGATCCATCATAAAAACCTACGAGATCTTCGAGACGTCGGATGGCAAAGTCTACATCGTgatggagttgggagtccagggaGATTTGCTGGAGTTCATCAAGAGCAAAGGGGCGATGCCCGAAGACATTGCGAGGAAGATGTTCCGCCAGCTATGTGCCGCTATAAAATACTGCCACGATTCTGACATTGTCCACCGGGACTTGAAATGTGAAAACCTGCTTCTGGACAAGGATTACCACATCAAGCTTTCGGACTTTGGCTTCTCCAAACGCTTGACACGTGATGAAGAAGGCAAAATAATCCACAGCAAGACCTTCTGCGGTTCTGCTGCGTACGCCGCCCCAGAGGTGCTGCAAGGCATCCCCTACGAGCCCAAGATCTATGATATGTGGAGCCTAGGCGTCATTCTGTACATCATGGTCTGCGGCTCCATGCCTTACGACGACTCCAACATTCGGAAGATGCTGAGGCTGCAGAAGGAGCACCGGGTGCATTTCCCCAAGTCGAAAAACCTGACCATGGAATGCAAAGACCTCATCTACCGCATGCTCCAACCGGACGTCGCCCGGCGGCTCCACATCGACGACGTTTTGAGCCACGTGTGGATGCAGCCCCCGAAACCCAAGTGCGTCTCGACGACTTCCATCGTGAAAAACGGGGAGAGTTCCCGGACTGAGTGTGATCACAAGCCAAATCACAAAAGCGAAGTGCAAGTAAGCAGCAAGTCGGAGTCCAAACAGGTGGCACATTCCCGGCTGGAGGTAGTAGAAGGAGTGGGGAAACTGGGGGAAACAGGGAAGACAGACACCCTGGCAGAAGACGTAGTACTGCCCCAGTTTGAGAACACGGAAAACTGA